A part of Gambusia affinis linkage group LG19, SWU_Gaff_1.0, whole genome shotgun sequence genomic DNA contains:
- the mpv17l gene encoding mpv17-like protein, translating to MRKAVLKEAVKCFPWLANVTLYGCLFAGGDLAHQLIAHRERIDWKHTRNVAIVAITFQGNFNYFWLRALEKRFPGKSAGMVFRKLLLDQSFASPLATSVFYTGVSFLEGKEDILEDWREKFFNTWRTGLMYWPFMQFLNFVLMPLHMRTAFMGCCAFLWASFLCFSRQDGDGTATVALAFIMDPRKTLEEMREARLARKRHKIQREN from the exons ATGAGGAAAGCTGTTCTGAAAGAAGCAGTAAAGTGCTTCCCCTGGCTGGCCAACGTCACCTTGTACGGCTGCCTGTTCGCCGGCGGGGATTTGGCGCATCAGCTGATTGCGCACAGAGAGCGCATCGACTGGAAACACACCCGCAACGTGGCCATCGTGGCCATCACTTTCCAGGGAAATTTCAACTACTTCTGGCTGCGCGCTCTGGAGAAACGCTTCCCCGGAAAATCCGCAGGGATGGTTTTCCGCAAACTGCTGCTGGACCAAAGCTTTGCGTCACCTTTGGCCACCAGCGTCTTCTACACAG GTGTGAGTTTCCTGGAAGGAAAGGAAGACATCCTGGAAGACTGGCGGGAGAAATTCTTTAACACCTGGAGG actggACTCATGTACTGGCCCTTTATGCAG TTTCTGAACTTTGTCCTGATGCCGCTGCACATGCGGACCGCCTTCATGGGCTGCTGCGCCTTCCTCTGGGCCTCCTTCCTGTGTTTCTCCCGGCAGGACGGCGACGGCACCGCCACCGTGGCCCTGGCCTTCATCATGGACCCCCGGAAAACTCTGGAGGAGATGCGTGAGGCTCGGCTGGCCCGGAAGAGGCATAAAATTCAGAgggaaaactaa
- the LOC122821766 gene encoding nuclear distribution protein nudE homolog 1-like — protein MGDQDAPQFGSVEEELEHWKEEAARHQQIAVEAQEELQEFQQMSRDYEVELELELKQLDARNRELLSANNRLRMELENYKDKYETHHSEACRQISNLEGDLAETAAVRDQLHKYIRELEQANDDLERAKRATIMSLEDFEQRMNHVIERNAFLESELDEKENLLESVQRLKDEARDLRQELAVQQKQQVQDRKPSISSSVKEPSSSSSSTGLPTPPLTPPDSRMEDKTSAPPRPVASSEDISTPPPSVSRAESISAIPLTTSARISALNIVSELLKKVGSLESKLASCRNYVNEQTANRRRHSGGSGSAPAQSNPSETHPTNGLYNKGLVKRLEFGAGSKLLL, from the exons ATGGGGGACCAGGACGCGCCTCAGTTTGGATCCGTGGAGGAAGAACTGGAGCACTGGAAGGAGGAGGCGGCGCGGCACCAGCAGAT TGCGGTGGAAGcacaggaggagctgcaggagttCCAGCAGATGAGTCGGGACTACGAggtggagctggagctggagctgaagCAGCTGGACGCCAGGAACCGGGAGCTTCTCTCAGCCAACAACCGTCTGCGCATGGAGCTGGAGAACTACAAG GACAAGTACGAGACGCATCACTCTGAGGCGTGCCGACAGATCTCCAACCTGGAGGGAGACCTGGCCGAAACCGCGGCCGTCAGAGATCAGCTCCACAAGTACATCAGGGAGCTGGAACAGGCCAACGACGACCTGGAGAGGGCCAAGAG AGCGACCATCATGTCTCTGGAGGACTTTGAGCAGCGGATGAACCACGTCATAGAGAGGAACGCCTTCCTGGAGAGCGAGCTGGACGAGAAGGAGAATCTCTTGGAGTCGGTTCAGAGGCTGAAGGATGAAGCGAGAG accTTCGGCAGGAGCTTGCcgtgcagcagaaacagcaggtACAGGACAGGAAGCCTTCCATCAGCAGCTCCGTCAAAGAGCCTTCGTCCTCTTCGTCGTCGACGGGGTTGCCGACCCCGCCCTTGACCCCCCCAGACAGTAGGATGGAGGATAAAACCTCGGCTCCGCCCAGACCTGTAGCCTCCTCTGAGGACATCAGCACGCCGCCGCCCTCCGTCAGCAGAG CTGAAAGCATCTCTGCGATTCCTCTCACCACGTCTGCAAGAATCTCTGCTCTGAACATCGTCAGTGAGCTGCTGAAGAAAGTCGGG AGTCTGGAGTCGAAGCTAGCGTCCTGTCGGAATTACGTCAACGAGCAGACGGCGAATCGCAGACGCCACAGCGGAGGATCTGGATCAGCGCCGGCCCAGAGCAACCCATCAGAGACCCATCCCACCAACGGCCTCTACAACAAGGG TCTGGTGAAGAGGCTGGAGTTTGGTGCAGGATCTAAGCTGCTGCTGTGA
- the LOC122822008 gene encoding myosin-11-like, protein MADLSTDDSKFLFLENDFRNSGVAQADWAAKKMVWVPSEREGFEPASIKEEKGEQVLVELSNGQKVTVNKDDIQKMNPPKFSKVEDMAALTFLNEASVLHNLRERYFSSLIYTYSGLFCVVVNPYKMLPIYSEKIIEMYKGKKRHEVPPHIYSITDNAYRNMLQDREDQSILCTGESGAGKTENTKKVIQYLAVVASSHKGKKDVNPESVAAAVAKQQQSGSLAYGELEKQLLQANPILEAFGNAKTIKNDNSSRFGKFIKLNFDVTGFLVGANIDTYLLEKSRCIRQANTERAFHIFYYMVAGAKDKMREELLLEGFNGYRFLVAGHVEVPGQQDDELFDETLEAMEIMGFTEEERLETTPGLFCVVVNLLQNAAKYSERLSRCTRARTPRGAAARHLLHHRPTADFAVEALAKAMYDRLFRWILARVNKTLDKSKRQSSSFLGILDIAGFEIFEDNSFEQLCINYTNERLQQLFNHTMFILEQEEYKREGIEWNFIDFGLDLQPCIELIERPNNPPGILALLDEECWFPKATDQSFVDKLLNTHTGHVKFSKPKQHKDKLMFSVLHYAGKVDYNAANWLTKNMDPLNDNVTALLNNSSSAFIQDLWKDVDRVVGLDTITKMSESSVPSSTKSKKGMFRTVGQLYKESLGKLMTTLHNTQPNFVRCIIPNHEKRAGKMDAHLVLEQLRCNGVLEGIRICRQGFPNRIVFQEFRQRYEILAANAIPKGFMDGKQACCLMVKHLDLDPNLYRIGQSKMFFRTGVLAQLEEERDLKLTVVIIAFQAQARGFLGRKAFSKRQQQLTAMKVIQRNCACYLKLKNWQWWRLFTKVKPLLQVTRQEEEMGQKEEELKAVREVAAKTEAELKEISQKHTQLAEERAQLELKLQAEAELYAEAEEMRGRLEAKKQELEEVLHEMEARLEEEEERSVTLQQEKKDMEQQLQLMEAHIAEQEDAQQKLQLEKTAVEGKVKKMEEDIMLMEDQNNKLQKERKLLEERLADMSSNLAEEEEKSKNLTKLKAKHESMMSDLEVRMKKEEKARQDVEKAKKKVDAELADLQEQYADLQAQLAELRAQLAAKEEELQATQTRLEEESTQRATLVKKVRELEALLSELQEDLEAERAARGKAEAARRDLGEELNALRSELEDSLDTTAAQQELRAKREQEVATLKKAMEDEGRSHEAQVQELRQKHSQAVEELTEQLEQAKRVRASLEKAKQALEKESADLSSELRSLASSKQDVEHKKKKVEAQLNDLNSRFNESERQRNEIGERVSKLNMELESVTSLLNEAEGKNIKLSKDVSSLSSQLQDAQELLSEETRQKLNLSGRLRQMEEDRNGLMEQLEEETEAKRAVERQASSLNMQLSDHRKKLEEMSATVELLEEGKKRLQRDLEAAHGEYEEKAAAFDKLEKSRGRLQQELEDVLMDLDAQRQLVSNLEKKQKKFDQMLAEERSVSARFAEERDRAEAEAREKETRVLALTRALEEKQAVLEEAEKAAKALRADMEDLISSKDDAGKSVHELEKAKRGLEAFLEEMRTQMEELEDELQVAEDAKLRLEVNSQALRAQHERELQARDEMGEEKRKQLLRQVRELEAELEEERKQRGQASGARKKLEGELKDMEEHLDATSRGRDEAQKQLRKVQGQMKDLQRELDDSRAAHKEALSSARESERRAKMAEAEILQLHELLAAAERGRKQAEAERDELSEGLASSSSGRSMQSDEKRRLETKLCQLEEELEEEQANMENLAERLRKSQQLVEQLGTELAAERTSSQSREGSRQQLERQNRELKAKLQEAESQSRSRLKAASAALEAKLREAEEQLEAESRERQTAAKNLRQKEKKLKDLSVQIEDERKQAQQYKDQMEKSGVRVKQLKLQLEEAEEEAQRVAAARRKLQRELDEAGEANDALSREVAALRSKLRRGGGDPTFSASRISGGGGIRSAVGLSGGATRRVKENSLDLQEEEPPSPSPPTCSPDERNEAYPCCPDE, encoded by the exons TGGCGAATCCGGAGCTGGCAAGACTGAAAACACCAAGAAAGTGATTCAGTACCTGGCTGTCGTCGCCTCGTCACACAAAGGCAAGAAAGACGTCAACCCT GAATCAGTTGCTGCCGCTGTTGCCAAG cagcagcagtcaggATCTCTGGCCTAT GGGGAGCTAgaaaagcagctgctgcaggctAATCCCATCCTGGAGGCTTTTGGAAACGCCAAGACCATCAAGAACGACAACTCCTCCAGATTT GGGAAATTCATCAAACTAAACTTTGACGTGACCGGCTTCCTTGTTGGGGCGAACATTGACACCT ACCTGCTGGAGAAGTCGCGCTGCATTCGTCAGGCCAACACGGAGAGAGCCTTCCACATCTTCTACTACATGGTGGCTGGAGCGAAAGACAAGATGAGGG aggagctgctgctggagggcTTCAACGGCTACCGTTTCCTGGTAGCGGGACACGTGGAGGTTCCCGGTCAGCAGGATGACGAGCTCTTTGACGAGACTCTGGAAGCGATGGAGATCATGGGCTtcacagaggaggagagatTAG AGACGACTCCGGGTCTGTTCTGTGTGGTGGTGAATCTGCTACAAAATGCTGCCAAATACTCAGAAAGATTATCGAGATGTACAAGGGCAAGAACGCCACGAGGTGCCGCAGCAAGACATCTACTCCATCACAGACCAACG GCTGATTTTGCAGTGGAGGCTCTGGCCAAGGCCATGTATGATCGCTTGTTCCGCTGGATCCTCGCCAGAGTCAACAAGACGCTGGACAAGAGCAAGAGACAGTCGTCCTCCTTCCTGGGAATCCTGGACATCGCTGGCTTTGAGATCTTCGAG GACAACTCTTTCGAGCAACTCTGCATCAACTACACCAACGAGCgtctgcagcagctcttcaACCACACCATGTTCATCCTGGAGCAGGAGGAGTACAAGAGGGAGGGCATCGAGTGGAACTTCATCGACTTCGGCCTGGACCTGCAGCCCTGCATCGAGCTCATCGAGAGGCCG AACAATCCCCCTGGTATCCTGGCGCTGCTGGATGAGGAGTGCTGGTTCCCGAAAGCCACGGATCAGTCGTTCGTGGACAAACTACTGAACACCCACACAGGTCACGTGAAGTTCTCCAAACCCAAACAACACAAGGATAAGCTGATGTTCTCGGTGCTTCACTACGCTGGAAAG GTGGATTACAACGCAGCCAACTGGCTGACTAAGAACATGGATCCTCTGAATGACAACGTGACGGCTCTGCTCAACAACTCCTCCAGCGCCTTCATCCAGGACCTCTGGAAAGACG TGGACCGAGTGGTGGGCCTGGACACCATCACCAAGATGTCAGAGAGTTCTGTTCCCAGTTCTACCAAGTCCAAGAAGGGGATGTTTCGTACGGTGGGTCAGCTgtacaaggagtctctggggaaGCTGATGACCACGCTGCACAACACGCAGCCCAACTTCGTCCGCTGCATCATCCCCAACCACGAGAAGAGG gccGGCAAGATGGACGCCCACCTGGTTCTGGAGCAGCTCAGGTGTAACGGCGTGCTGGAGGGCATTCGGATCTGCAGGCAGGGATTTCCAAACCGCATCGTTTTCCAGGAGTTCAGACAGAG GTATGAGATTCTGGCTGCCAACGCCATCCCCAAGGGCTTCATGGATGGAAAGCAGGCCTGCTGTCTGATg GTGAAGCACCTGGATCTGGACCCGAACCTGTACCGCATCGGTCAgagtaaaatgttcttcaggacGGGAGTTCTGgctcagctggaggaagagCGAGACCTCAAGCTGACCGTCGTCATCATCGCCTTCCAGGCGCAAGCACGAGGCTTTCTGGGGCGAAA agcGTTTAGTAAACGTCAGCAGCAGCTAACGGCCATGAAGGTCATCCAGAGGAACTGCGCTTGCTACCTCAAACTGAAGAACTGGCAGTGGTGGAGGCTGTTCACCAAG GTGAAGCCGTTGCTGCAGGTGACcagacaggaagaggaaatgggccaaaaggaggaggagctgaaggcGGTGCGCGAGGTGGCGGCTAAGACTGAAGCTGAGCTGAAGGAAATCTCCCAGAAACACACCCAG CTGGCTGAGGAGCGAGCGCAGCTGGAGCTGAAGCTGCAGGCCGAGGCGGAGCTGTACGCCGAGGCGGAGGAGATGCGCGGACGTCTGGAGGCCAAGaagcaggagctggaggaggtgcTGCACGAGATGGAGGCgcggctggaggaggaggaggaacgcAGCGTCACCctgcagcaggagaagaaggacatggagcagcagctgcag CTGATGGAGGCGCACATCGCAGAGCAGGAAGACGCTCAGCAGAAGCTCCAGCTGGAGAAAACGGCGGTGGAGGGGAAAGtgaagaagatggaggaggaCATCATGCTAATGGAGGATCAGAACAACAAGCTGCAGAAG GAGCGAAAGCTTCTGGAGGAGCGCTTGGCTGATATGAGCTCCAACctggcagaggaggaggagaagtcAAAGAATCTGACCAAACTCAAGGCCAAACACGAGTCCATGATGTCCGACCTGGAAG TTCGTATGAAAAAGGAGGAGAAGGCTCGTCAGGATGTGGAGAAGGCAAAGAAGAAGGTGGATGCAGAGCTGGCCGACCTGCAGGAGCAATACGCCGACCTGCAGGCGCAGCTGGCCGAGCTACGAGCTCAGTTAGCGGCTAAAGAGGAGGAGCTCCAGGCTACACAGACCCG TTTGGAGGAGGAGAGCACCCAGCGCGCAACGCTGGTTAAGAAAGTTCGTGAGTTGGAAGCGTTGCTGTCGGAGCTGCAGGAGGATCTGGAGGCGGAGAGGGCGGCGCGGGGGAAGGCGGAGGCCGCAAGACGGGACCTCGGAGAGGAGCTGAATGCACTGCGCTCCGAGCTGGAGGACAGCTTGGATACCACCGCTGCTCAACAGGAGCTACG AGCAAAACGAGAGCAGGAAGTTGCAACGCTGAAGAAAGCTATGGAAGACGAGGGGCGGAGCCACGAGGCCCAGGTCCAGGAACTCCGTCAGAAACACAGTCAGGCTGTGGAGGAGCTGACCGAGCAGCTGGAACAAGCCAAAAGG GTGAGGGCCAGTCTGGAGAAAGCCAAACAAGCCCTGGAGAAAGAGTCGGCAGACTTGAGCTCCGAGTTGAGATCCCTCGCCAGCTCAAAGCAAGACGTGGagcacaagaagaagaaggtggaGGCTCAGCTGAACGATTTAAACTCCCGGTTCAACGAAAGTGAGCGGCAGAGGAATGAGATCGGGGAGCGAGTATCAAAGCTGAAT ATGGAGCTGGAAAGCGTGACCAGCCTGCTGAACGAAGCTGAGGGGAAGAACATCAAGCTGAGTAAAGAcgtctccagtctgtcctctCAGCTCCAGGACGCCCAG GAGCTCCTGTCTGAAGAAACCCGTCAGAAGCTGAATCTGTCTGGACGGCTGCGTCAGATGGAGGAGGACAGGAACGGCCTgatggagcagctggaggaggagacggAGGCCAAACGAGCCGTAGAAAGACAGGCGTCCAGCCTCAACATGCAG CTGTCTGACCACAGGAAGAAGCTGGAGGAGATGTCGGCGACggtggagctgctggaggaggggAAGAAGCGGCTGCAGCGCGACCTGGAGGCCGCGCACGGCGAGTACGAGGAGAAGGCGGCGGCCTTCGACAAGCTGGAGAAGAGCCGCGGCcggctgcagcaggagctggaGGACGTCCTGATGGACCTGGACGCCCAGCGGCAGCTCGTCTCCAACCtggagaagaagcagaagaagtttgatcag ATGCTGGCCGAGGAGCGGTCGGTGTCGGCCCGCTTTGCGGAGGAGCGCGACCGGGCGGAGGCGGAGGCGAGGGAGAAGGAGACCCGGGTTCTGGCCCTGACCCGGGCGCTGGAGGAGAAGCAGGCCGTCCTGGAGGAGGCTGAGAAGGCCGCCAAGGCCCTGCGGGCCGACATGGAGGACCTCATCAGCTCCAAGGACGACGCGGGGAAGAGC GTTCACGAGCTGGAGAAGGCCAAGCGCGGGCTGGAGGCCTTCCTGGAGGAGATGAGGACGCagatggaggagctggaagacgAGCTGCAGGTGGCGGAGGACGCCAAGCTGCGTCTGGAGGTCAACAGCCAGGCGCTGCGGGCGCAGCATGAGCGCGAGCTGCAGGCCCGAGACGAGATGGGCGAGGAGAAGAGGAAGCAGCTCCTCCGTCAG GTGCGGGAGCTGGAGGCGGAGCttgaggaggagaggaagcagcGAGGTCAGGCGTCCGGCGCCAGGAAGAAGCTTGAAGGTGAGCTGAAGGACATGGAGGAACATCTGGACgccaccagcagggggcgtgACGAGGCGCAGAAGCAGCTCCGCAAAGTCCAG GGGCAGATGAAGGACCTCCAGAGGGAGCTGGACGACTCCAGAGCCGCCCACAAGGAGGCGCTGTCCTCGGCCAGGGAGTCGGAGCGCAGAGCCAAGATGGCGGAGGCAGAAATCCTGCAGCTGCATGAG CTGCTGGCCGCGGCAGAGAGAGGCAGGAAGCAGGCGGAGGCGGAGAGGGACGAGCTGTCTGAGGGGCTGGCCAGCAGCTCATCTGGGAG GTCGATGCAGTCAGACGAAAAGCGCCGCCTGGAGACGAAGCTGTgtcagctggaggaggagctggaggaggagcaggcCAACATGGAGAACCTGGCGGAGCGTCTGAGGAAGAGCCAGCAGCTG GTGGAGCAGCTGGGGACGGAGCTGGCGGCGGAGAGGACGTCGTCTCAGAGCAGAGAGGGAAGCCGGCAGCAGCTGGAGAGGCAGAACCGGGAGCTGAAGGCCAAACTGCAGGAGGCGGAGAGCCAGAGCCGCTCCAGGCTGAAGGCCGCTAGCGCCGCCCTGGAGGCTAAGCTGAGAGAGGCcgaggagcagctggaggccGAGAGCAG GGAGCGTCAGACCGCCGCCAAGAACCTGcggcagaaggagaagaagctgAAGGACCTGAGCGTCCAGATCGAGGACGAGAGGAAACAGGCGCAGCAATACAAAGACCAG ATGGAGAAGAGCGGCGTCCGGGTGAAGCAGCTGAAGCTCCAgctggaggaggcggaggaggaggcgCAGCGCGTGGCGGCCGCCCGCAGGAAGCTGCAGCGTGAGCTGGACGAGGCAGGCGAGGCCAACGACGCCCTCAGCAGGGAGGTGGCGGCGCTCAGGAGCAAACTGAG GCGTGGTGGAGGGGATCCGACGTTCAGCGCTTCTCGGATCAGCGGCGGCGGTGGGATCAGGAGCGCCGTGGGTCTGAGCGGTGGCGCGACCCGGCGGGTCAAAGAAAACTCTCTGGATCTGCAGGAAGAGGAACCTCCCTCTCCGTCTCCTCCCACATGCTCCCCGGATGAACGCAATGAGGCGTACCCCTGCTGCCCTGACGAGTGA